TGCCAGAAATGCGGTGGATTGTTAGTCGTTGACAGAGTGCTGGACTACTACGGACCAATGGCGGGGGTGAAATGCGTCAACTGCGGATGGTTTCGCCGGGATCTCCAGCCCTGGTTCACCCCGGCAGGAAGATCGATAGGCCGCGGGTCTTCACGCAATCGGCTCACACAATAGGAGAAGCGCCGTGAAACAAACCGGAACGTATGCGTTGGATTTTCAGGGGCCGGCACTCATTGGAGACCGTCTCACCTATCTGCGTGGTGCACAATATGCCGATACGGTTGTCGCGCTGTGCTTTCCGCCTGATGCCAGGCTGATTTCGGCGGAAAAGATCGATTGGCAAGCACACCGGCTGCAGGAGCTTGGCGCAGCCCTGCTGATCGTCTGCTCCAGCGCCTACCCCTTGCGTCGCTTGTGGGCGGACCAAAGGAATACCCTCGCCACACCGGTCTTGGCCGATCTTTGCGGGCGCATCCGCCGGTCATTCGGCGTCGCCGTCGCGGAGGAGGCCCAGCGATGCCACACATTCGTAATCGACCGGATGGGCATCCTGCGGTTGCGCGTGAACCATGACTTTATCTGACCACTGTCCAGTACCCATTGCCTGCCAAGCCGAAAGGAGACTGCCGTGAGGGAGAAGAATTTACAGATCCTTGGACCGACGAAGTTGGTGCTGTGCGAATGCGGACGGCTGCACGTGACCTGCGGCGCCGTCACGCTCCATTTCGACCGCGACGAATTCCTCGTATTTGCCGGCTCAATGAACCGGCTCGCGGCAATCGTGAAACAGCAGCCTGTCCATGCGGGAGGAGCAGCCAGGCCGGACGCACAGACCCAGATGTGCCATTAAAAGAACCGCGCCTTCTTTCTTCTTGTCCTTCCGCAGGCCTAGAATACTTTTATATAGGGAGGGACAACGTGCGACTCCGATGTGCCGCCATAGGGCTGCTGGCCTCATTCCTTTTCGCATCTGCTTCCGCCGCCTCAGGCAAGACGGCCAGAGAAAAGAATGATCTGATCGGTCCGGTTCGATCCGTCGTCACCATGACACCAGACTCGTCCTTCGCTGACACCTATGATCGCGCGGGCAATCTGACCGAGGCACTCATCTATCAACGGGACGAACACACCTCAGTCCGGTATGTCTTTACCTATGGCCAGCGAGGCGAGCTGCAAGAAGAGAACGCCTATGAGACCGACGGGACGCTCAGCTACCGCAAACTCTTCGCCTACGCGCACGACCCAGACGGCCTGGAAACAGCCGTGGCCGCCGCCTCGCAAGAAGGCGAGTTTCACCATGTGGAATTTTCACGCTACGACCGGCACGGAACCCTGTCCGAAACGATCCGTGCCGACAGAGCAGGGACGAGCCGAAATCTGTTCGATGTCCTCGGACGCCTCCTCTATTCAGGGCAATACAGAGAAGGGCAATTGCTGGGCGAGTCAGGCCGCACCTATGACAGCCAAGGCAGATTGATCGCGGTGACCAGTTACAGCCCCGGTGGAGTAGTCGCAGGAAGAGTTACGCACGAGTACGACGAGGTGGGGAAACGGATCCGGACGACGACCGAGACCCTTCAGCACGGTGGGACGAGCCGATGGATCACCACCTATGAATACGACGGCGCAGGCAACTGGATTAAAGAACTCACGCGGCAGGAACCGAGTACTCCATCAGCTACCGAATCAGCGCCAAGCCAGATGCTGCAAGAGCGGCTGATCGATTATTACGAAACACGGTAACGCCGAACTCGGATGGCGGAGCTGGACATTCAGAAAAAGATTCCCGACCCCTTTGTTTCCGACCCGCTTATTCGTCCGGCGAGGCACTTCTTTAGTGTCGCGGATCACGACTTTCAGGCCAACAGGAGTATCTGATTTCAATCTTCCCATTCTTATTAGAGGTGACAATCCTGGGACCACCTCGTAAAATGGTTTCCTCGGCGCCTGAAATATTATCATTCTTATTCTTAAGCCTCGTGAAGTGGTCTGCGAGTGCCTTCTCTTGTAGTTCTACACACTCTTCAAAAGTCTTCGCAGTTCCGACTACGGTCCATTCTTTTGAACTACTATCCCCTGGTAAAATTACTTGCAAGTCATGCCAGAGAATCCAAGCACAGTCGGCAAGGACGATCGTAGACGTAGCGGTTATTAAGGCCGTGAGGACAACGATCATTGCTAACTTCATATTTCATTCCTCCTTTTCGAGCAGGAAACGGACGAGTCGTTCAAATGTCCAGATCTCGCATCGCATGGTATGAGCCATGACTCGCTTCGTGAGTGTACGATCATCAGTGACCAACACGTCAGCCTTGGCTGCAGCAGTGGCACCGATTAGCGCATCCTGCATTTTGCCGCGCCCACTAGTGGTGAACACTTCTAGCTCAGCGGCGGAATCCTTTATCTCGGCGTGGCCCAACCTAGAGATCCCAAGCACGAAGCCGGAAGTAGGGAGTTCAATGATCGGGAGCACATCATATACCTCCAGAAGCTGTGCGCGGCGCCCCGCATCACTCGTCTGGGCAAGCTGATCCCTG
The Nitrospira sp. genome window above contains:
- a CDS encoding redoxin domain-containing protein encodes the protein MKQTGTYALDFQGPALIGDRLTYLRGAQYADTVVALCFPPDARLISAEKIDWQAHRLQELGAALLIVCSSAYPLRRLWADQRNTLATPVLADLCGRIRRSFGVAVAEEAQRCHTFVIDRMGILRLRVNHDFI